CAGTACGCATTAGCCACCTTTCCAGAGAGCACCAGCCCTCCAGACTGGGGCAGGTCAGACCTCCACTTGGGCGTTTTTCTCACTGGTTGCCAGTTGGGGGAAGCAGCATTGTGAGCACCTGCCCGTCTCCCCAGGTCCTGTtcagaaaccccatctgtgccTCTGGAGAGACTGCTGCCTCGAGCACACAGGCCCAGCAACCACCATCTATGGCCCGCAGGACCTAATCCTCTTCTACATAGGGGTCAGTGCATGTGAGTATACACTGGGCTTGATTTCTGCCCACTAGTCCCTGCCAGATATCCCATGCCCACCTCAAGAGAAAggccacacaaacacacccaggcCATCATGGTGATGGAGTGGCTGGGGTCCTACTTGCCCACCCTTCATTGCTGGTTCAGAGCCAGCTGCCTGACCACATTCCTACCCTGAGATGGGACTTTGGGGACATTGCCCACCAGGGTCACTGACCACTTTTAGGGTTCCAGAAACAGAGGGCCAGCAGGTCCCCTAGAAGTCTGGAACATGGGATAAGCCAAGGCTTGCCTTCAGAACAGGTTTTCCACCACATAGCTGCCCAAGGCCCAGGGCATCCCCAAGTTCATATGAAGCCTGCCTGCCATGTCCACAGCCCATGCCCAACCCTGGAGCCACTGGAATGCTTGTTCCTGGGCACGCGACAAACCCAGACAGCTTCAGCCTTGCAGGACAACCATGCAAATCTGGCAGCCGTAGCCAGAGGGCCCATAGATAGAAGTTGGAGGTGAAGCCAGATGTTATGAGAATACTTCATTAGGCAAAATCGTATactataaaaatgctttaaaatgcaggaggagaggaagacaCAAACAAGTGCGTAGAGACACATGGCAGTCAGAACACAGTAAAGAATCCACACTGCTTCCCCCCTTTACCTAGAAAGGGAAAGTTCtaggcctcctcctcctcctcctcggctGTGGCATCCTGATACTGTTGATACTCAGAAACCAGGTCGTTCATGTTGCTCTCCGCCTCGGTAAATTCCATCTCATCCATCCCCTCGCCCGTATACCAATGGAGGAAGGCCTTGCGCCGGAACATTGCTGTAAACTGCTCAGAGACACGTTTGAAGAGCTCCTGGACCGCCGTGTTGTTCCCAATGAAGGTGGCTGACATTTTTAGCCCCCGGGGCGGGATGTCACAGACGGCTGTTTTGACGTTGTGGGGGAGCCAGTCAGCGAAATAGCTGCTGTTCTTATTTTGAATGTTGAACATTTGTTCATCCACCTCCCTCATGGGCATGCGACCCCTGAAAATGGCAGCCGCCGTTAGGTAGCGGCCATGACGAGGGTCACACGCGGCCATCATATTCCTGGCGTCAAACATCTGCTGCGTCAGCTCAGCCACCGTCAGGGCCCGGTACTGCTGGCTGCCCCGGCTGGTCAGTGGGGCAAAGCCGGGCATGAAGAAGTGCAGCCGGGGAAATGGGACCATGTTCACGGCCAGCTTCCGCAGGTCAGCATTCAGCTGGCCTGGGAAGCGCAGGCACGTGGTGACCCCGCTCATGGTGGCAGACACCAGGTGGTTCAGGTCACCGTAGGTGGGCGTGGGCAGTTTCAGGGTCCTGGAACAGATGTCGTATAACGCTTCGTTGTCTATACAGAAGGTCTCGTCTGCATTTTCTATGAGCTGGTGGACCGAGAGGGTGGCGTTGTAGGGCTCCACCACCGTGTCTGACACCCTGGGCGAGGGCAGGATGCTGAATGTGTTTATGATCCTGTCTGGGTACTCCTCCCGGATCTTACTGAGAAGGGTACCCATCCCAGACCCCGTCCCCCCACCCAGCGAGTGGGTCAGCTGGAAACCCTGCAGGCAGTCACAGCTCTCAGCCTCCTTTCTGACAACGTCCATCACTGACTCCATCAGCTCCGCGCCTTCTGTGTAGTGCCCCCTGGCCCAGTTGTTTCCGGCCCCACTCTGACCTGTAAGACAGTACAGCCAGTCACTCGATGGCCAGGTGTACGGTCATCAGTGGTCACCATAATGCAAAAAGGGCCAAGCGTCACGTGTGAGGTGAGAGCACCATTCGCCCTGCAGGTGGAGCAAATGAAACCCCTCCCCCAGAGTTACAGGACAGCAGCCTCCCCTGTTAGAAATTAAGTCAGGAGTCAAACCTGAGACAGGCTGACAGACCTCGCTGCAGGTGGCTCCAGCCCATTTTCAGGGAAGGCAGTAGCCACGGCCCCAGCTCAGCTCCCTGCAGGGAGTTGACATCAGAAGCTCTTCACCTTGAGGAGACACCTAGGCCTTCCTCCCAAAGCCCGTTTAGGAGGCAGATGGAGCGACTGGGAGGA
This window of the Theropithecus gelada isolate Dixy chromosome 2, Tgel_1.0, whole genome shotgun sequence genome carries:
- the LOC112619502 gene encoding tubulin beta-8 chain-like, whose product is MREIVLTQAGQCGNHIGAKFWEVISDEHAIDSAGTYHGESHLQLERIDYNEASGGRYVPRAVLVDLEPITLDSVRSGPFGQIFRPDNFIFGQSGAGNNWARGHYTEGAELMESVMDVVRKEAESCDCLQGFQLTHSLGGGTGSGMGTLLSKIREEYPDRIINTFSILPSPRVSDTVVEPYNATLSVHQLIENADETFCIDNEALYDICSRTLKLPTPTYGDLNHLVSATMSGVTTCLRFPGQLNADLRKLAVNMVPFPRLHFFMPGFAPLTSRGSQQYRALTVAELTQQMFDARNMMAACDPRHGRYLTAAAIFRGRMPMREVDEQMFNIQNKNSSYFADWLPHNVKTAVCDIPPRGLKMSATFIGNNTAVQELFKRVSEQFTAMFRRKAFLHWYTGEGMDEMEFTEAESNMNDLVSEYQQYQDATAEEEEEEA